The following are from one region of the Haloactinomyces albus genome:
- a CDS encoding amidohydrolase, protein MPAAPSTVFETGLSEHVPHWQEVYRDLHAHPELAFVEHRTAAVVAREMRAAGGWDVTEGVGGTGVVGVLRNGAGPVVLLRADMDGLPVQEDTGLSYASAEAGCMHACGHDVHATCLLGACHQLAAHPDAWRGTVVAVFQPAEEIGKGARAMLDDGLLERFPAPAVCLGQHVGPFPAGVVVTRPGTLMAAADSLRVSLHGAGGHASTPHLAVDPVVLAAAVVMRLQAFSARQASRSPATMLTAGALHAGTAANIIPDRAELLLSLRTFSTQAREEALATVERIVRSEAETFQVPKEPDIERYDSFPLTANTDGVTQQVIDALDATGAPVRTLPSPLAASEDFGVFGTAAGCPSVFWHFGGTDTALFSAEDLARLEEGTLPPGLPSNHSPRYAPDPAPALSAGMRNLLAAAAVWLCPDGTGRSC, encoded by the coding sequence ATGCCCGCGGCGCCGAGCACCGTGTTTGAGACCGGGCTGTCCGAGCACGTCCCGCATTGGCAGGAGGTCTATCGCGATCTGCACGCCCATCCCGAACTCGCCTTCGTCGAGCACCGCACGGCCGCGGTCGTGGCGCGTGAGATGCGCGCCGCGGGCGGCTGGGACGTGACCGAAGGAGTCGGTGGCACCGGCGTGGTTGGCGTGCTGCGCAACGGTGCGGGTCCGGTGGTGTTGCTGCGGGCCGACATGGACGGGTTGCCGGTACAGGAGGACACGGGCTTGTCGTATGCCTCGGCCGAGGCTGGGTGCATGCACGCGTGCGGACACGATGTGCACGCCACCTGCCTGCTGGGAGCCTGCCATCAGCTCGCGGCGCACCCCGATGCGTGGCGCGGGACGGTCGTGGCCGTGTTCCAACCTGCGGAGGAGATCGGCAAAGGAGCCCGCGCGATGCTGGATGACGGGCTGCTGGAGCGCTTCCCGGCTCCGGCGGTGTGTCTGGGCCAGCACGTCGGTCCGTTTCCGGCCGGGGTGGTGGTGACCCGCCCGGGGACGCTGATGGCCGCGGCGGACAGTTTGCGGGTGTCTTTGCACGGTGCGGGCGGGCACGCCTCCACCCCGCATCTCGCGGTGGACCCGGTGGTGCTGGCAGCGGCAGTCGTGATGCGGCTGCAGGCGTTCTCCGCCCGGCAGGCTTCCCGCTCACCGGCGACGATGCTCACGGCGGGGGCGTTGCACGCGGGCACGGCCGCCAACATCATCCCCGACCGGGCCGAACTCCTCCTGAGTCTGCGGACATTCAGCACGCAGGCACGTGAGGAGGCGCTGGCCACTGTGGAGCGAATCGTGCGGTCCGAGGCCGAGACGTTCCAGGTGCCGAAGGAGCCGGACATCGAGCGGTACGACAGCTTCCCGCTCACCGCCAATACCGACGGTGTCACGCAACAGGTGATCGACGCTTTGGACGCGACGGGCGCGCCTGTGCGGACGTTGCCGTCTCCGTTGGCGGCCAGCGAGGATTTCGGGGTCTTCGGCACGGCGGCGGGTTGCCCGTCGGTCTTCTGGCACTTCGGTGGTACCGACACGGCGCTCTTCTCCGCCGAGGACCTGGCCCGCCTGGAGGAGGGCACGTTGCCGCCCGGACTGCCGTCGAACCACTCACCGCGATACGCCCCGGACCCCGCTCCGGCGCTGTCCGCCGGGATGCGCAACCTGCTGGCTGCCGCTGCCGTGTGGCTGTGTCCGGACGGTACCGGCCGGAGTTGCTGA
- a CDS encoding IclR family transcriptional regulator, protein MPGQIREPGRTVTSRVLAILEAFGPDDTDLTLAELCRRTGLAPATAHRIAGELVAWGGLERSGDQHYRIGLRLFEIGMRAPGRYGLGSVALPFLEDLYEVTGENVHLAVRDGHHAVYLHKITGRRAVDTPSRSGGRLPLYATGMGKALLAFLPSELTEEIITGGLVHYTPHTITSPGLLRRALTQIRQRGFSVAAQEYSLGTVSVAAPVLASDGQALAAVSVVVHSSRVNVARLGPAVRTAATGISRRLSPPDVSDASAGRASLGWSTSSG, encoded by the coding sequence ATGCCGGGCCAAATCCGGGAACCGGGACGCACGGTGACCAGTCGGGTGCTGGCGATACTCGAGGCCTTCGGACCCGACGACACCGACCTGACGCTGGCCGAGCTGTGCCGCCGCACCGGGCTGGCGCCTGCCACGGCGCACCGGATCGCCGGCGAGCTCGTCGCGTGGGGCGGGCTGGAGCGCAGTGGCGACCAGCACTACCGGATCGGACTGCGGTTGTTCGAGATCGGCATGCGCGCTCCGGGCCGATACGGGCTCGGCAGCGTCGCACTGCCGTTTCTGGAGGATCTCTACGAGGTCACCGGCGAGAACGTGCATCTGGCCGTGCGCGATGGTCATCATGCGGTGTACCTGCACAAGATCACCGGTCGGCGTGCGGTCGATACGCCCTCGCGCTCCGGTGGTCGGCTTCCGCTGTACGCCACCGGCATGGGCAAAGCGTTGCTGGCGTTCCTCCCCTCCGAGCTGACCGAGGAGATCATCACCGGCGGGCTGGTCCATTACACGCCGCACACCATCACCTCTCCGGGCCTGCTGCGTCGGGCGCTGACACAGATTCGCCAACGTGGGTTTTCCGTGGCCGCGCAGGAGTACTCACTCGGCACCGTCTCGGTCGCCGCCCCGGTGTTGGCCTCGGACGGGCAAGCGCTCGCCGCCGTCTCGGTCGTGGTGCACAGTTCCCGTGTCAACGTCGCACGGCTCGGTCCCGCCGTACGCACCGCCGCCACGGGCATATCCCGTCGGCTCTCCCCGCCCGATGTGTCGGATGCTTCGGCGGGGCGCGCTAGCCTGGGGTGGTCAACGAGCTCGGGGTGA
- a CDS encoding MFS transporter, whose product MTSTKQTAASPDPSRQNMNSESLNTKDMRRILTSSFIGSLIEYYDFLLYATAAAIVFSQVFFTNLGPGFAAFASFGTLAAGYLARPLGGAIFGHFGDRVGRKNVLVISMVTMGAGTTAIGLLPTTAQIGVIAPVLLILLRILQGLAVGGEWGGAMLMALEHSPSKRRGFAASFANMGGPAGAALATLAVSAATLLPQDQFLAWGWRIPFLISVVLVTVGLVIRLKIAETPLFQELQNKAEAKKIPLLEVITKNPKSLLLGVIAGTSVYSLAGVVTVWAVSHAVNEGADKTGVLNAKAAAAVVMLLVVIVSARLSDRFGRRPVMLTGVISAAVCAFPILWLVELGTVWSFAIAVMLGQGLQGVIFGPFGAFTAELFPTHMRYTGASLAYQSASTLGAGFTPAIATGLVLTAGGSPTLLGAVWILAFAAAAAAILLTREGSTRDLTTMKAGSGRT is encoded by the coding sequence ATGACTTCGACCAAGCAGACCGCAGCGTCCCCCGACCCATCGCGGCAGAACATGAACTCCGAGAGCCTCAACACCAAGGATATGCGGAGGATTCTCACCTCCAGCTTCATCGGCAGTCTCATCGAGTACTACGACTTTCTGCTCTACGCCACGGCTGCCGCCATCGTGTTCAGCCAAGTCTTCTTCACGAACCTGGGACCCGGCTTCGCCGCCTTCGCCTCCTTCGGCACCCTGGCGGCCGGCTACCTCGCCCGGCCGCTGGGCGGGGCGATCTTCGGGCACTTCGGTGACCGTGTCGGGCGCAAGAACGTCCTGGTCATCTCCATGGTCACCATGGGAGCGGGTACCACTGCGATCGGCCTGCTGCCCACCACCGCCCAGATCGGGGTCATCGCACCCGTCCTGCTGATCCTGCTGCGCATCCTCCAAGGGCTGGCCGTGGGCGGCGAATGGGGCGGCGCCATGCTGATGGCTCTGGAGCACTCCCCGAGTAAACGACGCGGCTTTGCCGCCAGCTTCGCGAACATGGGCGGCCCTGCGGGTGCGGCGCTGGCCACCCTCGCGGTCAGCGCCGCTACTCTCCTTCCCCAGGATCAGTTCCTCGCCTGGGGATGGCGCATCCCGTTCCTGATCAGCGTCGTACTGGTCACGGTCGGTCTCGTGATCCGCCTCAAGATCGCGGAAACGCCACTGTTCCAGGAACTCCAGAACAAGGCCGAAGCCAAGAAGATCCCGCTGCTCGAGGTCATCACCAAGAACCCGAAGAGTCTGCTCCTCGGAGTCATCGCCGGAACCAGCGTCTATTCCCTGGCCGGAGTGGTCACGGTCTGGGCCGTGTCCCACGCGGTCAACGAGGGTGCGGACAAGACCGGCGTGCTCAACGCCAAGGCAGCGGCCGCCGTGGTCATGCTGCTCGTGGTGATCGTCAGCGCCCGGCTCAGCGACCGGTTCGGGCGGAGGCCGGTCATGCTCACCGGAGTGATCAGTGCCGCTGTCTGCGCCTTCCCGATCCTGTGGCTGGTCGAACTCGGCACCGTGTGGAGCTTCGCCATCGCCGTGATGCTGGGGCAGGGTCTGCAGGGTGTCATCTTCGGGCCATTCGGCGCCTTCACCGCGGAACTGTTCCCCACGCACATGCGCTACACCGGCGCGTCCCTGGCATACCAGAGCGCCTCCACCCTGGGCGCCGGATTCACCCCGGCGATCGCCACCGGGCTGGTGCTCACCGCCGGAGGCAGCCCGACGCTCCTCGGAGCCGTCTGGATCCTCGCCTTCGCCGCGGCTGCCGCCGCGATCCTGCTGACCCGCGAAGGCAGCACTCGCGATCTCACCACCATGAAAGCAGGTTCCGGACGAACGTGA
- a CDS encoding LacI family DNA-binding transcriptional regulator — translation MAGSGRVTIADVARAASVSPTTVSHALNGLGKVDPRTRQRVQDVAAELGYRPSLRAQRLRRGEARTIGLVSSMPFAVAGGPSRLGFFMEVAAAAAESALLHGFGLVLVPPLESDPPLDSLDIDGAIVVEPEENDRTTGRLQARGLPVVALGRQPEAELAHVDLDAPWVGRLLLRHLHEQGARHIALLIGNSRRHSYVDMESTYRDFVVRHDMPAVVLRAEEAGGEAAGYSSGMELLSQYPEVDAVCATVDAFAVGVVRALRERGCRVPDDVLVATRYDGLRARTCDPPLTAVDLHLDQAAASAVELLLERLRGDSSRETIAPPEPVLVARKSSGAGSSGEEQGQSRHEREGQDDAPHPGTVETVMDIAAQHSTHHERGQQ, via the coding sequence ATGGCGGGATCGGGGCGTGTGACCATTGCCGATGTCGCGCGAGCGGCGTCGGTGTCACCCACGACCGTTTCGCATGCGCTCAATGGTTTGGGCAAGGTCGACCCGCGGACACGGCAGCGGGTGCAGGACGTGGCTGCCGAGCTGGGATACCGGCCGAGTCTGCGGGCACAGCGGCTGCGCCGCGGTGAGGCACGCACGATCGGCTTGGTCTCGTCCATGCCCTTCGCGGTTGCCGGCGGCCCCTCGCGACTGGGCTTTTTCATGGAGGTCGCCGCCGCCGCTGCCGAGTCGGCGCTGCTGCACGGCTTCGGATTGGTGCTGGTCCCGCCCCTGGAGTCGGATCCGCCGCTGGACTCGCTGGACATCGACGGTGCGATCGTGGTGGAACCGGAGGAGAACGACCGCACCACCGGGCGCTTGCAGGCTCGTGGACTGCCGGTGGTGGCTCTGGGCAGGCAACCGGAAGCCGAGTTGGCCCATGTGGACCTGGATGCTCCTTGGGTGGGACGGTTGCTGCTGCGGCATCTGCACGAGCAAGGGGCGCGGCACATCGCCCTGCTCATCGGCAACAGCCGTCGTCATTCCTATGTGGACATGGAATCGACTTACCGGGATTTCGTGGTGCGGCACGACATGCCCGCTGTCGTGCTGCGGGCGGAGGAGGCCGGTGGTGAGGCAGCCGGGTACTCGTCCGGTATGGAATTGCTGTCGCAGTACCCGGAGGTGGATGCCGTCTGTGCCACGGTGGATGCGTTCGCCGTCGGAGTCGTGCGAGCCCTGCGCGAGCGGGGTTGTCGTGTTCCCGACGACGTGCTCGTGGCCACCCGCTACGACGGTCTCCGTGCTCGTACGTGTGACCCGCCGCTGACTGCGGTCGATCTGCACCTGGATCAGGCAGCGGCGAGTGCGGTGGAACTCCTGCTGGAGCGGTTGCGGGGCGACTCGAGCCGGGAGACGATCGCCCCTCCGGAACCGGTGCTGGTGGCCAGGAAGTCCTCGGGAGCCGGATCATCCGGCGAAGAGCAGGGTCAGTCCCGACACGAGCGCGAAGGCCAGGACGACGCGCCGCATCCAGGCACCGTCGAGACGGTGATGGACATAGCGGCTCAGCACAGCACCCACCACGAGCGCGGGCAGCAGTAG
- a CDS encoding MBL fold metallo-hydrolase — translation MDTTVTLTGTGTPLPVPGRAGPGTLLRCGQLAAQVDAGRGTVLRLAELGIRCPQIGLLALTHHHSDHLVGMSDLVLTRWVQGGFDALPVLAPEGPTARFARRVLDIWDDDIAIRRHHGGRPTSPVVDVRAFTPTTMPSTVWRSDAVEVSTVAVRHEPVEPAVAYRFDTPDGAMVVSGDTRVCGEVERLARDADVLVHEACRSEVLRARGKDYIAEYHADTVELGAMAERAGVATLVLTHLEPGPTTAEETTAFAEDVRHGGFTGQLIVGEDHTTMPVASERASSAAAPE, via the coding sequence TTGGACACCACCGTGACGCTGACCGGAACGGGCACCCCACTACCGGTGCCGGGCCGTGCCGGGCCGGGAACGTTGCTGCGCTGCGGGCAATTGGCCGCACAGGTCGACGCCGGGCGTGGCACCGTGCTGCGGCTGGCCGAGCTCGGGATTCGTTGCCCGCAGATCGGGCTGCTGGCGCTGACCCACCACCATTCCGACCATCTCGTCGGCATGTCCGATCTCGTGCTCACTCGCTGGGTACAAGGTGGATTCGATGCGCTGCCCGTGCTGGCCCCGGAGGGGCCGACCGCCCGATTCGCCCGCCGGGTGCTCGACATCTGGGACGACGACATCGCGATTCGCAGGCACCACGGTGGTCGCCCCACGTCTCCGGTGGTGGACGTGCGGGCATTCACCCCCACCACGATGCCGAGTACGGTGTGGCGATCCGATGCGGTGGAGGTCTCGACAGTGGCGGTGCGGCACGAGCCGGTGGAGCCCGCAGTGGCCTACCGCTTCGACACCCCCGACGGTGCGATGGTCGTCAGCGGAGACACCCGGGTGTGCGGTGAGGTCGAGCGGCTGGCGCGAGATGCGGACGTGCTGGTGCACGAGGCCTGCCGCAGCGAAGTTCTCCGTGCGCGCGGCAAGGATTACATCGCCGAGTACCACGCCGACACCGTGGAGTTGGGCGCCATGGCCGAACGCGCCGGCGTCGCGACCCTGGTACTCACCCATCTCGAACCCGGCCCGACCACGGCCGAAGAGACCACCGCCTTCGCCGAGGACGTGCGCCACGGCGGGTTCACCGGGCAGCTCATCGTGGGCGAGGACCACACCACGATGCCGGTGGCCTCCGAGCGTGCGAGCAGCGCAGCAGCTCCGGAGTAG